CCCTATCGTCGTAGCCATGCGCGAGGGCCACACCCTCGTTCCGGTGGATCATCAAACCGCGTTCGTCTACGCACGAGTGGTACGCGAGCTACGTCGGCGCGGCGAACTGATCGGCACCAACGACCTGTGGATCGGTTGCACCAGTCTGCGATTGGGCCTCCCGATCGTCACCGTGAACGTCTCGGACTTTCGGCGTATCGATGGGCTCGCGATCGTTCAATACCGTTGATGCGGTCAATCGGTGCCACGAGGCGGCCGGCTGTGCATACCGGGGAGCACGGGAAGTCGCAGAATGATTCCCACGATGAACTGGACCGCATGCGCACCGGGCTTGGCGCAATTCCGCAACTACGAACGAGCCTGGCTGCGCGGCGATCTAACGGCCGGCGTCACGGTGGCGGCCTACTTGGTTCCACAGGTGATGGCCTATTCGA
This is a stretch of genomic DNA from Mycobacterium lacus. It encodes these proteins:
- a CDS encoding type II toxin-antitoxin system VapC family toxin; its protein translation is MALRLSVDTTFLIDLQRERSAGDDDGAAHRFLKRSPDAELFLSTIALGEFAEGFEQAEHPIVVAMREGHTLVPVDHQTAFVYARVVRELRRRGELIGTNDLWIGCTSLRLGLPIVTVNVSDFRRIDGLAIVQYR